The proteins below are encoded in one region of Vibrio tubiashii:
- a CDS encoding transcriptional regulator, translating into MSVCVALTHGLLAKSTDGTCDYLLLTKVEAAQLVENGQATLSFFQFDPAMYEFFLGQLLLTFIGGHIMGRVIKYLGKK; encoded by the coding sequence GTGTCTGTTTGTGTCGCTCTCACTCACGGTTTACTCGCAAAGTCCACTGATGGAACGTGCGATTACCTTTTACTAACCAAGGTGGAAGCGGCTCAACTGGTCGAAAATGGACAGGCTACATTGTCCTTCTTTCAATTTGACCCTGCGATGTACGAATTCTTTTTAGGTCAATTGCTGTTGACCTTTATCGGTGGTCACATCATGGGTCGCGTCATTAAGTATCTAGGTAAAAAATAA